One Firmicutes bacterium CAG:345 genomic region harbors:
- a CDS encoding peptidyl-tRNA hydrolase (product inferred by homology to UniProt), protein MIDYFAVNNMKLIVGLGNPGSQYEDTRHNMGFMVIDELAETLKISNFKNDFDASIARFNYMDEVILLAKPLTYMNLSGTSVKKIIDYYKIKIEDLLVVSDDMALEPGRIRLREKGSSGGQKGLQNIIDNLNTSNFKRIRVGIGEPEHNVVDYVLGKPKKEDQEKIDEAISNAVEAILFYLKNDFLKASSIFNSKK, encoded by the coding sequence ATGATAGACTATTTTGCGGTGAATAATATGAAATTAATTGTAGGTTTAGGAAATCCAGGAAGCCAATACGAAGACACAAGACATAATATGGGCTTCATGGTAATAGATGAATTAGCAGAAACTTTAAAAATATCAAATTTCAAAAATGATTTTGATGCCTCTATAGCTCGTTTTAATTATATGGATGAAGTAATACTTCTTGCTAAGCCATTAACATATATGAATTTATCAGGAACATCTGTAAAGAAAATAATTGATTATTATAAAATTAAAATTGAAGACTTATTAGTTGTTTCTGATGATATGGCACTTGAACCAGGTAGAATCAGATTAAGAGAAAAAGGTTCATCTGGTGGACAAAAAGGATTACAAAATATAATTGACAATTTAAATACTTCTAACTTTAAAAGAATAAGAGTTGGAATAGGCGAACCAGAGCATAATGTTGTTGATTATGTCCTCGGCAAACCTAAAAAAGAAGATCAAGAAAAAATAGATGAAGCTATATCCAATGCTGTTGAAGCTATACTTTTTTATTTGAAAAATGATTTTTTAAAAGCTAGCTCTATATTTAACTCCAAAAAATAA